A window of Pseudomonas monteilii contains these coding sequences:
- a CDS encoding diguanylate cyclase yields MSTLVVPLRLLLLASEPYWAAALREHLPLASAHHAVLLTAPSWDAVDSLFADDRLTIVLTTPDLQPCVERCGLPMVLLLEQDPEELPLGVSDWLVQGQLTPDTLRRCLRHVRERRLLETTLQRLTELDALTGVANRQGFQALLTRRLAEHEGRGVALGHLDLDNFRHVNDALGHQIGDRLILQVVDRLKQQLGPDDQIARLGSDEFALLIDTRQQAARAEQVARHLVDALSEAFWVEGESVLLGCSLGVAHARAHNGPDPLMWHAHIAMQQAKRRRGCTFHVFDERINRHARSLADLESELRRALRRDELELHYQPRLDLASGRIVGLEALVRWRHGERGLLPPGEFIPLAEQSGLIVPLGYWVIARALRDTQVLRARGLAPLHIAVNLSFRQFHDSQLLATLSRQIAEYGIDASWLEFELTETAVMHCNERVQQTLDALGRLGVRFSLDDFGTGFSSFVHLNSLPITLLKVDRSFVAGMEQREESRKLVQAMINLAHNLNLHVVAEGIENERQLALLRDYGCDQVQGFLVSRALPIDELSAWLRETSARYGRFDYRH; encoded by the coding sequence TTGTCCACGCTTGTCGTACCCTTGCGTCTGTTGCTGCTGGCCAGTGAACCGTACTGGGCTGCCGCCTTGCGCGAGCATTTGCCCCTGGCATCCGCCCATCACGCTGTACTGCTGACTGCGCCAAGCTGGGATGCCGTGGACAGCCTGTTCGCCGACGACCGCTTGACCATCGTACTGACCACGCCCGACCTGCAGCCATGCGTCGAGCGTTGCGGTTTGCCGATGGTGCTGCTGCTGGAGCAGGACCCCGAGGAGCTGCCACTCGGCGTCAGCGACTGGCTGGTTCAGGGCCAGCTCACCCCCGACACTTTGCGCCGGTGCCTGCGCCACGTACGCGAGCGTCGCCTGCTGGAAACGACCCTGCAACGCCTGACCGAACTCGACGCTTTGACCGGAGTGGCCAACCGCCAAGGGTTCCAGGCCCTGCTGACTCGACGGCTGGCCGAGCACGAGGGCCGTGGCGTGGCCTTGGGTCACCTGGACCTGGACAACTTTCGGCATGTGAACGATGCCCTCGGTCACCAGATCGGTGACCGCCTGATCCTGCAGGTGGTCGACCGCCTCAAGCAGCAGCTGGGGCCTGACGATCAGATCGCCCGGCTGGGCAGCGACGAGTTCGCCTTGCTGATCGACACACGACAGCAGGCTGCACGGGCCGAGCAGGTGGCCCGTCACCTTGTCGATGCGCTGAGCGAGGCCTTCTGGGTCGAGGGTGAAAGCGTGCTGCTGGGGTGCAGCCTGGGCGTGGCCCATGCTCGTGCCCACAATGGCCCCGACCCCCTGATGTGGCATGCGCACATCGCCATGCAGCAGGCCAAGCGCAGGCGCGGCTGTACCTTTCATGTGTTCGACGAGCGCATCAACCGTCATGCACGCAGCCTGGCCGATCTCGAAAGCGAATTGCGCCGGGCCCTGCGTCGCGACGAGCTGGAGCTGCACTACCAGCCACGCCTGGACCTGGCCAGCGGGCGCATCGTCGGGCTCGAGGCGTTGGTGCGCTGGCGGCATGGCGAGCGGGGTCTGTTGCCGCCGGGCGAATTCATTCCCCTGGCCGAACAGAGCGGCCTGATCGTGCCCCTGGGCTACTGGGTCATCGCCCGGGCGCTGCGCGATACCCAGGTCTTGCGCGCGCGTGGCCTGGCGCCCTTGCACATCGCCGTCAACCTGAGTTTCCGGCAATTCCACGACAGCCAGTTGCTGGCGACCTTGAGCCGGCAGATCGCCGAGTACGGCATCGACGCCAGCTGGCTGGAATTCGAGCTGACCGAGACGGCCGTGATGCACTGCAACGAGCGCGTCCAGCAGACCCTGGATGCGCTGGGTCGCTTGGGCGTGAGGTTCTCGCTGGACGACTTCGGCACGGGGTTTTCCTCGTTCGTGCACCTGAACAGCCTGCCGATCACCCTGCTCAAGGTCGATCGCAGCTTCGTCGCCGGCATGGAGCAGCGCGAGGAAAGCCGCAAGCTGGTGCAGGCGATGATCAACCTGGCACACAACCTCAACCTGCACGTGGTCGCCGAAGGCATCGAGAACGAGCGTCAGCTGGCCCTGCTGCGCGACTATGGCTGCGATCAGGTGCAAGGCTTTCTGGTCAGCCGGGCCTTGCCCATCGACGAACTCAGCGCCTGGCTGAGGGAGACAAGCGCCCGGTACGGTCGCTTCGACTACCGCCACTGA
- a CDS encoding MATE family efflux transporter (functions as a Na(+)/drug antiporter) encodes MHVAPTTELKALLRLAGPLVASQLAHMLMVLTDTLMMARISPQALAGGGLGAATYSFVSIFCLGVIAAVGTLVAIRQGGGDVQGATRLAQNGLWLAWGLSLLAGLALWNLEPVLLLFGQQPDNVASAAEFLTLLPLALPGYLSFMALRGFTSALGHSTPVMVISLVGTVVNYLFNHALIEGMFGLPKLGLMGIGLVTAVVSLGMAVALALYIRWHRAYDAYPLRQGLLRPSWTALRELLRLGLPIGGTYMVEIGLFAFAALCMGLLGSTELAAHQIALQIVSTAFMVPTGLSYAVTMRVGLYYGADRLLAARSAGRVGIAFGASLMFAFAALFWLQPDTLVGLFIDRQDPAFAAIFDLAVGLLMVAAWFELFDGVQSIAMGSIRGLKDAKITFLIGLGCYWLVGAPSAWLFAFTFEGGALGIWWGLALGLACASICLVVAFEWRTGRLLRRAARAGQAPALG; translated from the coding sequence ATGCACGTCGCCCCCACTACCGAACTGAAAGCCCTGCTGCGGCTGGCAGGCCCGCTGGTGGCGTCGCAGCTGGCGCACATGCTCATGGTGCTCACCGACACCTTGATGATGGCGCGCATCAGCCCCCAGGCTCTGGCCGGCGGAGGCCTGGGCGCGGCGACCTACTCGTTCGTGTCGATCTTCTGCCTGGGAGTGATCGCTGCCGTCGGCACGCTGGTGGCGATCCGCCAGGGCGGCGGCGACGTCCAGGGCGCCACGCGCCTGGCGCAGAACGGCCTGTGGCTGGCCTGGGGCCTGTCCCTGCTGGCCGGGCTGGCGCTGTGGAACCTGGAACCGGTGCTGTTGCTGTTCGGGCAGCAGCCGGACAACGTCGCGTCGGCCGCCGAGTTCCTTACGCTGCTGCCCCTGGCGCTGCCGGGCTACCTGAGCTTCATGGCACTACGCGGTTTCACCAGCGCCCTGGGGCATTCCACGCCGGTGATGGTGATCAGCCTGGTCGGCACGGTGGTCAACTACCTGTTCAACCACGCGCTCATCGAGGGGATGTTCGGCCTGCCGAAACTGGGTTTGATGGGCATCGGCCTGGTGACAGCGGTGGTCTCGCTGGGCATGGCCGTGGCCCTGGCGCTGTACATCCGCTGGCACCGCGCCTACGACGCCTACCCGCTGCGCCAAGGCTTGCTGCGTCCGTCCTGGACGGCCCTGCGCGAGCTGCTGCGCCTGGGCCTGCCGATCGGCGGCACCTACATGGTAGAAATCGGCCTGTTCGCCTTCGCCGCCCTGTGCATGGGCCTGCTGGGCAGCACCGAGCTGGCGGCGCACCAGATCGCCCTGCAGATCGTGTCCACCGCGTTCATGGTGCCGACCGGGCTGTCCTACGCGGTGACCATGCGCGTGGGCCTGTACTACGGGGCTGACCGGCTGCTCGCCGCGCGCAGCGCTGGGCGGGTCGGCATCGCCTTCGGCGCTTCGCTCATGTTCGCCTTCGCCGCGCTGTTCTGGCTGCAGCCCGACACGTTGGTGGGGCTGTTCATCGACCGGCAGGACCCGGCGTTCGCCGCCATCTTCGACCTGGCGGTGGGGCTGCTGATGGTCGCGGCCTGGTTCGAGCTGTTCGATGGCGTGCAGAGCATCGCCATGGGCTCGATCCGTGGCCTGAAGGACGCCAAGATCACCTTCCTGATCGGCCTGGGGTGCTACTGGCTGGTGGGCGCGCCCAGTGCCTGGCTGTTCGCCTTCACCTTCGAGGGCGGTGCGCTGGGCATCTGGTGGGGGCTGGCGCTGGGCCTGGCCTGCGCGTCGATCTGCCTGGTGGTGGCGTTCGAGTGGCGGACCGGGCGCCTGCTGCGGCGGGCAGCGCGTGCCGGCCAGGCACCGGCGCTGGGCTGA
- a CDS encoding LysR family transcriptional regulator, which produces MSKRLVPSMTALQCFEAAARHLSFTRAAQELHLTQSAVSKQVAQLEDLLQHHLFLRIRRRLQLTPAGSLYLAEVDKILTQVDMSSRYVLTYGEQTEVLKVVTQPSFGVRWLIPHLKGFGKRHPNIHLDIRNEMEPFALLQATADVVFFFGQGTWPGATCVELFREEVVPVCAPELLAGRTLSEAAELTDLVLLQSASRPQAWHDWFLEQGLHSANSYQGPRFDTFYMALSAAQSGCGVALVPRYLALPELEAGSLVIPWGHAMRSHGAHYLAFPEHAAEVPKVRALVEWIEAQVKTL; this is translated from the coding sequence ATGTCCAAACGCCTCGTCCCTTCCATGACCGCTTTGCAGTGCTTCGAAGCGGCCGCACGTCACCTGAGCTTCACCCGCGCGGCCCAAGAGCTGCACCTGACCCAGAGCGCGGTCAGCAAGCAGGTCGCCCAGCTCGAGGACCTGCTCCAGCATCACCTGTTCCTGCGCATCCGCCGGCGCCTGCAACTGACGCCGGCCGGCAGCCTGTACTTGGCCGAGGTGGACAAGATCCTCACCCAGGTGGACATGTCCAGCCGCTACGTGCTGACCTATGGCGAGCAGACCGAAGTGCTCAAGGTGGTCACCCAGCCGAGCTTCGGCGTGCGCTGGCTGATCCCGCACCTCAAGGGTTTCGGCAAGCGGCACCCGAACATCCACCTGGACATCCGCAACGAGATGGAGCCGTTCGCCCTGCTCCAGGCCACCGCCGACGTGGTGTTCTTCTTCGGCCAGGGCACCTGGCCGGGGGCCACCTGCGTGGAGTTGTTCCGTGAAGAGGTGGTGCCGGTGTGTGCGCCCGAGCTGCTGGCCGGCCGCACGCTGAGCGAAGCCGCCGAACTGACCGACCTGGTCCTGCTGCAAAGCGCCTCGCGCCCGCAGGCCTGGCACGACTGGTTCCTGGAGCAGGGCCTGCACAGCGCCAACAGCTACCAGGGCCCGCGCTTCGACACCTTCTACATGGCCCTGAGCGCGGCGCAGTCCGGCTGTGGCGTGGCCCTGGTGCCGCGCTACCTGGCGCTGCCGGAACTGGAGGCCGGCAGCCTGGTGATCCCCTGGGGCCACGCCATGCGCAGCCACGGCGCGCATTACCTGGCGTTCCCCGAGCATGCTGCCGAGGTGCCGAAGGTACGTGCGCTGGTGGAATGGATCGAGGCCCAGGTCAAGACGCTGTAG
- a CDS encoding aldehyde dehydrogenase, whose product MVAALLERLGVAAQAHTQGDHPVHTPIDGSQIASVTLLGKDQAVACIAQAQQAFEAWRSVPAPRRGELVRLFGDVLRTHKADLGELVSIEAGKITQEGLGEVQEMIDICDFAVGLSRQLYGLTIASERPGHHMRETWHPLGVVGVISAFNFPVAVWAWNTTLALVAGNAVVWKPSEKTPLTALACQALFEKALAAFGDAPQGIAQLVIGGREAGEALVDDPRVALVSATGSTRMGREVGPRVAARFGRSILELGGNNAMILAPSADLDLAVRGILFSAVGTAGQRCTTLRRLIVHRSIKDDVVSRVKAAYGKVRIGDPRQDNLVGPLIDKLSFDAMQGALAKARDEGGQVFGGERQLASDYPNAYYVSPAIVEMPTQSDVVRHETFAPILYVLAYDDFEEALRLNNEVPQGLSSCIFTTDLREAERFQSAAGSDCGIANVNIGTSGAEIGGAFGGEKETGGGRESGSDAWKGYMRRQTNTVNYSRELPLAQGIVFD is encoded by the coding sequence ATGGTTGCTGCATTGCTCGAGCGCCTTGGCGTCGCCGCCCAGGCCCACACCCAGGGCGACCACCCTGTCCATACCCCGATCGATGGCAGCCAGATCGCCTCGGTGACCTTGCTCGGCAAGGACCAGGCCGTAGCTTGCATTGCCCAGGCCCAGCAGGCGTTCGAGGCCTGGCGCAGCGTGCCGGCACCGCGTCGGGGTGAGTTGGTGCGCCTGTTCGGCGACGTGCTGCGCACGCACAAGGCCGACCTGGGCGAGCTGGTGTCCATCGAGGCCGGCAAGATCACCCAGGAAGGCCTGGGCGAAGTCCAGGAGATGATCGACATCTGCGACTTTGCGGTCGGTCTGTCACGCCAGCTGTACGGCCTGACCATCGCCTCCGAGCGTCCGGGCCACCACATGCGCGAGACCTGGCACCCGCTGGGCGTGGTCGGGGTCATCAGCGCCTTCAACTTCCCGGTGGCCGTCTGGGCGTGGAACACCACCCTGGCCCTGGTGGCCGGCAACGCCGTGGTCTGGAAGCCGTCGGAGAAGACCCCTCTGACTGCACTGGCCTGCCAGGCCCTGTTCGAGAAAGCGCTGGCGGCCTTCGGCGACGCGCCGCAAGGCATCGCCCAGCTGGTGATCGGTGGCCGTGAGGCCGGCGAGGCCCTGGTCGACGACCCGCGCGTGGCCCTGGTCAGCGCGACCGGCAGCACCCGCATGGGCCGTGAAGTCGGCCCGCGTGTCGCCGCACGCTTCGGCCGCAGCATCCTCGAGCTGGGCGGCAACAACGCGATGATCCTGGCGCCCAGCGCCGACCTCGACCTGGCTGTGCGCGGCATTCTGTTCTCCGCCGTCGGTACTGCGGGCCAGCGGTGCACCACCCTGCGCCGGTTGATCGTGCACCGTTCGATCAAGGACGACGTGGTCAGCCGGGTCAAGGCTGCCTACGGCAAGGTGCGCATCGGCGATCCGCGCCAGGACAACCTGGTCGGCCCGCTGATCGACAAGCTGTCGTTCGATGCCATGCAAGGTGCCCTGGCCAAGGCCCGCGACGAAGGCGGGCAGGTCTTCGGTGGCGAGCGCCAGCTGGCCAGCGACTACCCCAACGCCTATTACGTCTCGCCCGCCATCGTCGAGATGCCGACCCAGAGCGACGTCGTGCGGCACGAGACCTTCGCCCCGATCCTCTACGTGCTGGCCTACGATGACTTCGAGGAGGCCCTGCGCCTGAACAACGAAGTGCCCCAAGGCCTGTCGTCGTGCATCTTCACCACCGACCTGCGCGAGGCCGAGCGCTTCCAGAGCGCAGCGGGCAGTGACTGCGGCATCGCCAACGTCAACATCGGCACCAGTGGCGCCGAGATCGGCGGTGCGTTCGGCGGCGAGAAGGAAACCGGCGGCGGCCGTGAATCCGGCTCGGACGCCTGGAAGGGCTATATGCGCCGTCAGACCAACACCGTGAACTACTCCCGCGAGCTGCCATTGGCGCAGGGGATCGTGTTCGACTGA
- a CDS encoding FAD-dependent oxidoreductase encodes MSELRQECLWESVSRPGLTVQALAGEHKADVCVIGGGITGLSAALHLLEQGKSVIVLEAWKVGHGGSGRNVGLVNAGTWIRPDDVEATLGTRDGARLNQVLGEAPAQVFALIERLGIDCQARHEGTLHMAHNAAGLADLQARHQQWRRRGADVELLTGAQCQAYCGTDKISAALLDRRAGTINPMAYTQGLAHAVTRLGGALFQQSAVEGLVREGAAWRVKTARGSVLADKVVVSTGAYTEHDWSQLQQQFFRGYYYQVASRPLQGAEADKVLPHGQGSWDTRTVLSSIRRDDQGRLLLGSLGRVDNKPAWFVRRWADRIQQHYYPRLGKVDWEMHWTGCIDFTPDHLMRLFEPAPGVVAVTGYNGRGNTTGTVIGRAFADFLLGGSAEQLPLPFSPMKPVSRSRWRTHVYETGFSLYHAGQCLRVVL; translated from the coding sequence ATGTCCGAGTTGCGTCAAGAATGCTTGTGGGAATCCGTCAGCCGACCGGGCCTGACCGTCCAGGCCCTGGCCGGCGAGCACAAGGCCGATGTCTGTGTGATCGGGGGTGGCATCACGGGCCTGTCGGCGGCCCTGCACCTGCTCGAGCAGGGCAAATCGGTGATCGTGCTGGAGGCCTGGAAGGTCGGGCACGGCGGCTCGGGGCGTAACGTCGGCCTGGTCAACGCCGGTACCTGGATCCGCCCCGACGATGTCGAGGCGACGCTGGGCACACGGGATGGCGCGCGTTTGAACCAGGTGCTGGGCGAGGCGCCCGCGCAGGTGTTCGCCTTGATCGAGCGGCTCGGCATCGACTGCCAGGCACGCCACGAAGGCACGCTGCACATGGCCCACAATGCCGCCGGCCTGGCCGACCTGCAGGCCCGGCACCAGCAGTGGCGCCGCCGGGGTGCCGACGTCGAGCTGCTGACCGGCGCGCAGTGCCAGGCGTACTGCGGCACCGACAAGATTTCTGCCGCCTTGCTCGACCGCCGCGCCGGCACGATCAACCCCATGGCCTACACCCAAGGCCTGGCCCACGCCGTGACGCGCCTGGGCGGCGCGCTGTTCCAGCAGTCCGCCGTGGAGGGGCTGGTCCGCGAGGGTGCAGCCTGGCGGGTCAAGACCGCGCGTGGCTCGGTGCTGGCCGACAAGGTGGTGGTGTCCACCGGCGCCTACACCGAGCACGACTGGAGCCAGCTGCAGCAGCAGTTCTTCCGTGGCTATTACTACCAGGTCGCCTCCAGACCCTTGCAGGGGGCCGAGGCCGATAAGGTCTTGCCCCATGGCCAGGGCTCCTGGGACACGCGCACCGTCCTGAGCAGCATTCGCCGTGACGACCAGGGCCGCCTGCTGCTCGGCAGCCTGGGCCGGGTCGACAACAAGCCGGCCTGGTTCGTCCGGCGCTGGGCCGACCGCATCCAGCAGCACTACTACCCCCGCCTGGGCAAGGTAGACTGGGAGATGCACTGGACCGGCTGCATCGACTTCACCCCCGACCACCTGATGCGCCTGTTCGAACCGGCGCCCGGCGTGGTGGCCGTCACCGGCTACAACGGACGTGGCAATACCACCGGCACGGTGATCGGCCGCGCCTTCGCCGACTTCCTGCTCGGCGGCTCGGCCGAGCAGTTGCCGCTCCCGTTCTCGCCGATGAAACCCGTCAGTCGCTCGCGCTGGCGCACGCACGTGTATGAAACGGGCTTTTCGCTGTACCACGCCGGACAGTGCCTGCGCGTCGTGCTCTGA
- a CDS encoding arylesterase has product MSTLVTRDGAAIYYKDWGEGRPVLFSHGWPLDADMWDAQMEHLASRGYRAIAFDRRGFGRSSQPWTGYDYDTFAEDIAQLIDHLDLQDITLVGFSMGGGDVTRYLARHGSERVSGLVLLGSVTPYLLKTDDNPEGIEVSVFDGMREGLRQDRAQFMSDFGPTFYGLDKGQQVSQGVLTQTLSMALLASLRGTLACVDAFSETDFRPDLAQIDVPTLVIHGDADQVVPFEHSGQRAAQMIPGAQLKVYPGAPHGFVVTHGPQLSEDLLAFLRG; this is encoded by the coding sequence ATGAGCACGCTCGTAACCCGCGACGGCGCAGCGATCTACTACAAGGACTGGGGCGAGGGCAGGCCAGTCCTGTTCAGCCACGGCTGGCCGCTGGACGCGGACATGTGGGACGCGCAGATGGAACACCTGGCCAGCCGTGGCTACCGTGCCATTGCCTTCGACCGCCGTGGCTTCGGCCGTTCGAGCCAGCCGTGGACCGGCTACGACTACGACACCTTCGCCGAAGACATCGCCCAGTTGATCGACCACCTCGACCTGCAGGACATTACCCTGGTCGGCTTCTCGATGGGCGGCGGCGACGTGACCCGCTACCTGGCGCGCCATGGCAGCGAACGCGTGTCCGGCCTGGTGCTGCTCGGGTCGGTCACCCCCTACCTGCTCAAGACCGACGACAACCCCGAGGGCATCGAAGTCTCGGTGTTCGATGGCATGCGCGAGGGGCTGCGTCAGGACCGTGCGCAGTTCATGAGCGATTTCGGCCCGACGTTCTACGGCCTCGACAAGGGCCAGCAAGTGTCCCAGGGCGTGCTGACCCAGACCCTGAGCATGGCGCTGCTGGCCTCGCTGCGGGGCACCCTGGCCTGTGTCGATGCCTTCTCCGAAACCGACTTCCGCCCGGACCTGGCGCAGATCGACGTGCCGACCCTGGTGATCCACGGTGACGCGGACCAGGTGGTGCCGTTCGAGCATTCAGGGCAGCGTGCCGCGCAGATGATTCCGGGCGCGCAGTTGAAGGTGTACCCAGGCGCGCCGCATGGGTTCGTGGTGACCCATGGGCCACAGCTGAGCGAGGATCTGCTGGCGTTTCTGAGAGGCTAG
- a CDS encoding transcriptional regulator produces the protein MTDAPFSARERVTISEVARVAGVSKATVSRYIGGDRQLLASATAERLEEVIERLGYRPNQMARGLKRGQTRLIGMLVADILNPYSVAVMQGVETACRQHGYSLVLCNTQRDDEQEAHHLKALQSYNVEGLIVNTLGHQPGELLTLQRDVPMVLVDRQLPDLKVDMVGLDNADAIEQALDHLQVRGYRDILAVTEPLDGTSSRLERVEAFTASIDTRVGMRRQLLEVDAQLHAAIARFVASRGHGPQAIFAFNGVAALAVSQALQHLDRQLFDDIGLIAIDELNWYPLVGRGITALAQPTERIGAAAFECLLERLRGSDRAPRRIDFKADLIIRGSTQLND, from the coding sequence ATGACCGATGCACCTTTCTCCGCCCGCGAGCGGGTCACCATCAGCGAAGTCGCACGTGTGGCTGGCGTGTCCAAGGCCACCGTCTCGCGCTACATCGGCGGCGATCGCCAGCTGCTGGCCAGTGCCACCGCCGAGCGCCTGGAAGAGGTCATCGAACGCCTGGGCTACCGCCCGAACCAGATGGCCCGCGGGCTCAAGCGCGGCCAGACACGGCTGATCGGCATGCTGGTCGCCGATATCCTCAACCCTTATTCCGTGGCCGTGATGCAAGGCGTGGAAACCGCCTGCCGCCAGCATGGCTACAGCCTGGTCCTGTGCAACACCCAGCGCGACGACGAGCAGGAAGCCCACCACCTCAAGGCCTTGCAGTCCTACAACGTCGAGGGACTGATCGTGAATACCCTGGGCCACCAGCCCGGCGAACTGCTCACCTTGCAGCGTGACGTACCCATGGTGCTGGTGGACCGGCAGTTGCCGGACCTCAAGGTGGACATGGTCGGCCTGGACAATGCCGATGCCATCGAACAGGCCCTGGATCACCTGCAGGTGCGCGGCTACCGCGACATCCTGGCCGTGACCGAGCCCCTGGATGGCACCAGCTCGCGGCTGGAGCGGGTCGAGGCCTTCACCGCCTCGATCGACACCCGCGTCGGCATGCGTCGGCAGCTGCTGGAGGTCGATGCCCAGCTGCATGCCGCGATCGCCCGTTTCGTCGCCAGCCGAGGGCACGGTCCCCAGGCGATCTTCGCCTTCAACGGCGTGGCGGCCCTGGCCGTCAGCCAGGCGTTGCAACACCTGGATCGACAGCTGTTCGATGACATCGGGCTGATCGCCATCGACGAACTGAACTGGTACCCCCTGGTCGGCCGTGGCATCACCGCCTTGGCCCAGCCTACCGAGCGCATCGGCGCGGCGGCTTTCGAGTGCCTGCTCGAACGCCTGCGCGGCAGTGACCGTGCGCCGCGGCGCATCGACTTCAAGGCCGACCTGATCATCCGAGGTTCCACCCAACTCAACGACTAG
- a CDS encoding AP endonuclease, translating to MHPNPVSISLSSYGASLVRQHGQESFLPMLAAAGVNRVELREELFVQPPDAAALTAALESARLECLYSSPLELWTPTGTLDERLPETLATARALGAVALKVSLGYYQDHCDVATLKAVLKPGDPLLLVENDQTQQGGRVEPLLHFFQRVQALAVPVGMTFDIGNWQWRGESALQAARLLGRWVRYVHCKAVQRSASGRLAAVPPQAYDLNAWETLFGAFAPGVPRAVEYPLVGDDLLTVTREQVCHLRTLGAALEVGHA from the coding sequence ATGCATCCGAACCCCGTTTCCATCAGCCTTTCCAGCTACGGTGCCAGCCTGGTCCGACAGCATGGACAGGAAAGCTTCCTGCCCATGCTGGCCGCCGCCGGGGTGAACCGGGTCGAGCTGCGCGAAGAACTCTTCGTCCAGCCGCCGGACGCCGCCGCGCTGACGGCTGCCCTCGAGAGCGCCCGGCTGGAGTGCCTGTATTCCTCGCCCCTCGAGCTCTGGACCCCGACCGGAACGCTCGACGAGCGCCTGCCCGAGACGCTGGCCACAGCCCGCGCGCTCGGGGCGGTCGCCTTGAAGGTGTCGCTCGGGTATTACCAGGACCACTGCGATGTCGCGACGCTGAAGGCCGTGCTGAAGCCAGGCGATCCGCTGCTGCTGGTGGAGAACGACCAGACGCAGCAGGGCGGGCGGGTCGAGCCCCTGTTGCACTTCTTCCAGCGCGTCCAGGCGCTGGCGGTGCCGGTCGGCATGACCTTCGACATCGGCAATTGGCAATGGCGGGGCGAGTCGGCCTTGCAGGCCGCGCGCCTGCTGGGTCGCTGGGTGCGTTACGTGCACTGCAAGGCCGTGCAGCGTTCGGCGTCCGGTCGGCTGGCCGCTGTGCCGCCGCAGGCGTATGACCTCAACGCCTGGGAAACGCTGTTCGGCGCCTTCGCGCCCGGTGTGCCCCGTGCCGTGGAGTATCCCTTGGTCGGTGATGACCTGTTGACGGTGACCCGCGAGCAGGTCTGCCACCTGCGCACCCTGGGCGCCGCGCTGGAGGTGGGCCATGCCTGA
- a CDS encoding 2-dehydro-3-deoxygluconokinase, giving the protein MPEHDVLCFGETMAMFVAEQTGDLAGVQAFTKRIAGADSNVAIGLARLGFRVRWLSRVGDDSLGRFVLASLRNEGLDCSQVEIDRDHPTGFQLKSRCDDGSDPVVEYFRANSAASKLSTTQCTPALLDARHVHATGIPLALSPSCRALSHALVEHMREAGRSISFDPNLRPSLWPDRDTMVREVNALAIKAHWVLPGLEEGRLLTGQHHAADIAEFYLDHGVEQVVIKLGEEGAYYRNRQSQGVVAPVPVPKVIDTVGAGDAFAVGVVSALLEGLSLDEAVARGNWCGSRAVQSRGDMEGLPTRHELEAHFLRISA; this is encoded by the coding sequence ATGCCTGAGCATGACGTGCTGTGTTTCGGCGAAACCATGGCCATGTTCGTCGCCGAGCAGACGGGCGACCTGGCCGGTGTGCAAGCCTTTACCAAGCGCATTGCCGGCGCGGACAGCAACGTGGCCATCGGGTTGGCGCGCCTCGGGTTTCGGGTGCGCTGGCTGAGCCGCGTGGGCGACGACTCCCTGGGCCGCTTCGTGCTGGCCAGCCTGCGCAACGAGGGCCTGGACTGCAGCCAGGTCGAGATCGACCGCGACCATCCCACGGGCTTCCAGCTCAAGAGCCGCTGCGATGACGGCAGCGATCCGGTGGTGGAGTATTTCCGCGCCAACTCCGCGGCCAGCAAGCTGTCGACGACGCAGTGCACGCCGGCCTTGCTCGATGCCCGTCACGTGCATGCGACGGGTATTCCACTGGCACTGTCGCCGAGCTGCCGGGCGCTGTCCCACGCCCTGGTGGAGCACATGCGCGAGGCCGGTCGCAGCATTTCCTTCGACCCGAACCTGCGCCCGTCGTTGTGGCCAGATCGCGACACCATGGTGCGCGAGGTCAACGCGCTGGCCATCAAGGCCCATTGGGTCCTGCCCGGCCTGGAGGAAGGCCGCCTGCTGACCGGTCAGCATCACGCGGCCGACATCGCCGAGTTCTACCTGGACCACGGGGTGGAGCAAGTAGTAATCAAGCTGGGCGAGGAGGGTGCCTACTACCGTAACCGCCAGTCCCAAGGCGTCGTCGCGCCGGTCCCAGTGCCCAAGGTGATCGACACGGTCGGCGCCGGTGATGCGTTCGCCGTCGGTGTGGTCAGCGCGTTGCTCGAAGGTCTGTCTCTGGATGAGGCGGTGGCCCGTGGCAACTGGTGCGGCAGCCGTGCCGTGCAGTCGCGCGGCGACATGGAAGGCCTGCCGACGCGCCACGAACTGGAGGCGCATTTTCTCCGTATAAGCGCCTGA